The following proteins are co-located in the Nonlabens ponticola genome:
- a CDS encoding acylneuraminate cytidylyltransferase family protein: protein MKILAVIPARGGSKGIPRKNIKMLGSKPLIAYSIDVALESQLFDDIIVSTEDDEIAAVASEYGAKVPFLRRKELANDTAPTIDVLVDLLQNEMIARESYDAICLLQCTTPFRDLKEVSKAVEQFKNSNADSLVSVRKVPDHFNPHWTFERNIQGNLKIATGDKHLITRRQELPEAFYRDGSVYLTKVSVILEQKSLFGQSIAYVENKFELEVNLDTMKDWKVAENMLVQ, encoded by the coding sequence ATGAAGATTCTCGCGGTCATACCAGCTAGAGGTGGTTCTAAGGGCATACCACGCAAGAACATAAAAATGTTAGGTAGTAAACCTTTGATAGCATATTCCATCGATGTAGCCCTCGAATCTCAATTATTCGACGATATTATCGTAAGTACAGAAGATGATGAAATAGCTGCTGTCGCAAGCGAATATGGAGCAAAGGTACCTTTTTTGCGCAGGAAAGAGCTCGCGAATGACACAGCACCCACAATCGACGTTCTTGTAGACCTCCTTCAAAATGAGATGATTGCCAGAGAAAGCTATGACGCTATTTGTTTATTACAGTGCACGACACCATTTAGAGATCTTAAAGAGGTTTCAAAAGCTGTTGAGCAGTTTAAAAACTCAAACGCTGATAGTCTCGTAAGTGTACGGAAAGTTCCTGATCACTTCAATCCACACTGGACATTTGAAAGGAACATACAAGGGAATTTAAAAATTGCAACGGGTGATAAGCATTTAATAACCCGTAGGCAAGAGTTACCAGAGGCATTTTACCGTGATGGCTCTGTTTACTTAACTAAGGTAAGCGTGATTTTAGAACAGAAATCTCTCTTCGGTCAAAGTATAGCTTACGTAGAAAACAAATTTGAATTAGAGGTTAATCTTGATACCATGAAGGATTGGAAAGTGGCGGAAAATATGCTGGTTCAATGA
- the rfbA gene encoding glucose-1-phosphate thymidylyltransferase RfbA: MKGIILAGGSGTRLHPLTKVVSKQLLPVYDKPMIYYPLSTLMSAGIREILIITTPQDQEAFKSLLGNGENYGCDFQYAIQDAPNGLAEAFIIGREFVGDDNVALILGDNIFYGTGLAQLLQSNTQPDGGIIYAYHVHDPQRYGVVDFDNDGRAVSIEEKPESPKSSYAVPGIYFYDNQVLDIAKELAPSPRGELEITDVNKKYLELNKLQVSILDKGTAWLDTGTFESLMQASQFVEVIENRQGMKIGSIEATAFEMGFIDKEQLQKLVQPLLKSGYGINLKDL, encoded by the coding sequence ATGAAAGGAATCATCCTCGCAGGTGGATCAGGAACTAGACTGCACCCGTTAACCAAAGTGGTGTCCAAGCAGCTGTTGCCAGTTTACGACAAGCCAATGATTTATTATCCACTCAGTACGCTTATGTCGGCTGGGATAAGAGAAATACTTATCATCACGACGCCACAGGATCAAGAAGCCTTTAAATCCTTGTTGGGTAACGGTGAGAATTACGGCTGCGATTTCCAATATGCGATCCAGGATGCACCTAATGGACTTGCTGAAGCTTTTATTATTGGACGAGAATTTGTTGGTGATGATAATGTAGCCCTTATTTTAGGTGACAATATTTTTTACGGTACAGGATTAGCACAGCTATTGCAATCCAATACGCAGCCTGATGGTGGTATCATATATGCATATCACGTTCATGACCCGCAACGCTATGGCGTGGTAGACTTTGATAATGATGGACGTGCGGTCAGTATTGAGGAGAAGCCAGAGAGCCCCAAATCATCTTATGCCGTTCCAGGTATATACTTCTATGATAATCAGGTGCTTGATATTGCAAAAGAATTGGCGCCTAGTCCACGCGGCGAGCTCGAAATTACCGATGTTAATAAAAAATATCTCGAACTAAATAAGCTGCAGGTAAGCATTCTAGATAAAGGAACAGCGTGGTTAGACACGGGTACTTTTGAGTCACTTATGCAGGCATCCCAATTTGTAGAAGTTATTGAGAATAGGCAAGGAATGAAAATAGGATCCATAGAGGCGACAGCCTTTGAAATGGGATTCATTGATAAGGAGCAGTTGCAAAAACTGGTACAACCATTGCTTAAAAGCGGTTATGGTATTAATCTAAAAGATCTTTAA
- the wecC gene encoding UDP-N-acetyl-D-mannosamine dehydrogenase produces the protein MIGLGYIGLPTAALIASNQVYVHGVDINPEVVEIINRGEIHIVEPDLGTAVAAAVSDGYLKAATQAVKANTYLIVVPTPFKDKNEPDISFVEAATRGIIPLLKDGDLYIIESTSPIGTTEKMMELIYNERPELEGKVNIAYCPERVLPGNVMHELVNNDRVIGGVNEKSTQAALQFYKQHVNGELHATNARTAEMCKLVENSSRDVQIAFANELSLICAKADINVWELIKLANKHPRVNILQPGCGVGGHCIAVDPYFIVADFPMESQIIGKAREINNYKSFWCAEQVKNAKLQFRLDHGRLPKIALMGLAFKPNIDDLRESPAKYIAQKVLQDSNDEEYYIVEPNIEDHKVFKLTDYNTAFAKADIIVYLVAHKEFYDLPKDADKVVLDFAGVVK, from the coding sequence ATGATAGGTTTGGGTTACATCGGTCTGCCTACAGCAGCCTTAATAGCCTCTAACCAGGTCTATGTGCATGGGGTCGATATCAATCCAGAGGTTGTTGAAATAATCAATAGAGGAGAGATTCATATTGTTGAGCCAGACCTAGGTACTGCAGTTGCGGCGGCCGTGAGTGACGGTTACTTGAAAGCAGCTACTCAGGCAGTAAAAGCAAATACCTACTTAATTGTTGTCCCTACACCCTTTAAGGATAAAAATGAACCGGACATTTCCTTTGTCGAGGCAGCAACACGTGGCATAATTCCTCTACTTAAGGATGGTGATCTTTATATTATAGAATCAACATCACCTATTGGTACAACGGAGAAGATGATGGAACTCATTTACAATGAGCGACCAGAGCTTGAGGGCAAAGTAAATATAGCATATTGTCCAGAGCGTGTGCTGCCTGGTAACGTCATGCATGAGCTGGTCAATAACGATCGAGTGATAGGTGGTGTCAATGAGAAAAGTACACAAGCGGCATTGCAATTTTACAAACAACATGTCAATGGTGAACTGCATGCTACTAACGCTCGCACTGCAGAGATGTGTAAACTTGTTGAGAATAGCTCTAGAGACGTTCAAATAGCGTTTGCTAATGAACTATCGTTGATCTGCGCCAAAGCTGATATCAACGTCTGGGAACTAATCAAACTTGCCAATAAGCATCCACGAGTCAATATCTTACAACCGGGTTGTGGTGTAGGTGGTCATTGTATTGCCGTCGACCCGTATTTTATAGTTGCTGATTTCCCGATGGAATCACAGATTATTGGTAAGGCTAGAGAAATCAATAATTACAAATCATTCTGGTGTGCAGAGCAGGTAAAGAATGCTAAATTACAATTTAGACTAGACCATGGTAGATTACCTAAAATTGCTTTAATGGGGCTTGCATTCAAACCCAATATTGATGATCTTAGAGAGTCTCCAGCTAAGTACATTGCACAAAAAGTTCTTCAAGATTCAAACGATGAGGAATACTATATCGTTGAGCCTAATATTGAAGATCATAAGGTGTTTAAATTGACTGATTATAATACCGCTTTCGCGAAAGCGGACATTATAGTCTACCTAGTAGCACATAAAGAATTTTACGATTTACCTAAAGATGCTGACAAGGTGGTGCTTGATTTTGCAGGTGTCGTAAAGTAA
- a CDS encoding polysaccharide pyruvyl transferase family protein, producing the protein MKLLLTGYIGHKNFGDDLLLYIAYEQMLKLDGVDLHVISTSSSGDAYLDIFLPAATIHRYSGNIPLFFYKQFDKVFFIGGGIFFDYREEISLKVYLKNKLSNKLRFNFARMSGTRFAGLGIGVGPYHSHRAKKIHGDILDNFDILGVRDRTSVKLVREIAAVDPLLTNDLSLLLEQHASLDSKNQMDKKSFIFCPRSYKHEEKYEKHLVNLRELSQRLNGDGHEVKWLFLQEEKADIYGFVPESDKLIVWDPESMGINDFIGFFEQSHAVISSRMHSIYVAGIVGAPFIAINVHQKLTFASQLFYKKPLIIEPEASVEDYYACISRLQELEKTESDIKLERTVLKDAYEKVYDWVFR; encoded by the coding sequence GTGAAATTATTACTTACGGGATATATTGGTCATAAGAATTTTGGGGATGACCTGCTTCTTTACATTGCTTATGAGCAAATGCTCAAACTTGATGGTGTTGATTTGCATGTTATTAGCACTTCTTCATCGGGCGATGCTTATCTAGACATCTTTTTACCAGCTGCTACCATACATAGATACTCTGGAAATATTCCTTTATTTTTTTACAAGCAATTTGATAAGGTGTTTTTTATTGGCGGTGGTATATTCTTCGACTACAGGGAAGAAATTAGTCTAAAGGTGTATTTAAAAAATAAGTTGTCCAATAAGTTACGCTTCAATTTTGCTAGAATGTCTGGAACTCGTTTTGCGGGATTAGGTATAGGTGTAGGTCCTTATCACTCGCATAGGGCAAAAAAGATTCATGGGGATATACTTGATAATTTTGATATCCTGGGCGTGCGAGATAGAACGTCGGTCAAATTAGTGCGAGAAATAGCAGCTGTTGACCCATTATTGACCAACGATTTAAGTTTACTGCTAGAACAACATGCTTCATTAGACAGTAAGAATCAAATGGACAAGAAGTCATTCATATTTTGTCCACGCAGCTATAAGCATGAAGAAAAATACGAGAAACATCTAGTGAATTTAAGAGAGTTGTCTCAACGCTTGAATGGAGATGGGCACGAGGTCAAATGGTTGTTCCTGCAAGAAGAAAAAGCAGATATTTATGGGTTTGTTCCAGAAAGCGACAAGTTGATAGTATGGGACCCAGAGTCTATGGGTATTAATGATTTTATAGGCTTTTTTGAGCAATCACACGCCGTTATTTCCAGTAGGATGCACAGTATATATGTTGCAGGCATTGTTGGTGCTCCTTTTATTGCCATTAATGTCCATCAAAAACTGACATTTGCCTCTCAACTTTTTTATAAGAAACCTCTTATAATTGAGCCTGAAGCTTCTGTTGAAGATTATTATGCTTGTATTAGTCGTTTACAAGAACTAGAAAAAACAGAGAGCGATATCAAATTAGAGCGTACGGTATTGAAGGATGCTTATGAAAAAGTGTATGATTGGGTTTTTAGATAA
- the rfbC gene encoding dTDP-4-dehydrorhamnose 3,5-epimerase produces MKIIPTAIDGCFVIEPAVFKDGRGYFMETFNAAKFKELTGIDTPFVQDNESYSNYGVIRGLHLQQGKHAQAKLVRCIKGTILDVAVDLRKESKTYMQYVAVELSGENKKQLYVPRGFAHGYSVLSEEALFAYKCDNFYNKGSEGGLRYDDPRLNIDWQLDASKVLVSDKDIKL; encoded by the coding sequence ATGAAAATAATTCCTACTGCCATTGATGGTTGTTTTGTTATTGAGCCTGCTGTCTTTAAAGATGGGCGTGGTTATTTCATGGAAACATTTAATGCCGCGAAATTTAAAGAGCTTACAGGAATAGATACACCATTTGTACAGGATAATGAATCGTACAGTAATTATGGGGTTATAAGAGGATTGCATTTGCAACAAGGTAAGCATGCACAAGCAAAACTAGTGCGTTGTATTAAGGGAACCATTCTTGATGTAGCGGTAGACTTGAGGAAAGAATCAAAGACATATATGCAATACGTCGCAGTAGAATTGAGTGGCGAGAATAAAAAACAGTTATACGTTCCTCGTGGATTTGCACATGGTTATAGCGTATTATCAGAAGAGGCTTTATTTGCTTATAAATGCGATAACTTCTACAACAAGGGTAGTGAAGGTGGTTTAAGGTATGATGACCCTAGATTGAATATAGATTGGCAATTGGACGCATCTAAGGTGCTGGTTTCAGATAAAGACATTAAGTTATAG
- the wecB gene encoding non-hydrolyzing UDP-N-acetylglucosamine 2-epimerase, translating into MKKILVVFGTRPEAIKMSPLVKKFEEYPDVFETRVCVTAQHREMLDQVLDFFEVEPHYDLDLMKPGQNLYGLTAAIILGLKDVLEDFNPDFVCVHGDTSTTMSTSIASFYNQSKVCHIEAGLRTNDKWSPFPEEINRQVTGRIADYHFAPTTTSRDNLLKEGIKDDTILVTGNTVIDALLESVKKIEENPSDIVVNLDKLIGDEEVILVTGHRRENHGAGFERICEALKEIAVSKPDHKIIYPVHLNPKVQEPVNRILSDVKNILLIDPLAYQDFIWLMNRSKLIITDSGGVQEEAPSLGKPVLVMRDTTERPEAVDAGTVVLVGTDKELIVSETLDLLNNQDRFNRMSELHNPYGDGKACERVAKFIMNV; encoded by the coding sequence TTGAAAAAAATATTAGTCGTTTTTGGAACGAGACCTGAGGCAATAAAAATGTCACCGCTGGTGAAAAAATTTGAAGAATACCCTGATGTATTTGAAACAAGGGTCTGTGTAACTGCACAGCATAGGGAAATGCTGGATCAAGTATTGGACTTTTTTGAAGTTGAACCACACTATGACCTCGACCTTATGAAACCCGGTCAAAATTTATATGGTCTTACAGCCGCGATTATTTTAGGTCTCAAAGATGTTCTAGAAGATTTTAATCCAGATTTTGTCTGTGTTCATGGTGATACCAGTACAACTATGTCTACTAGTATTGCTTCTTTTTATAATCAATCAAAGGTTTGTCATATAGAAGCAGGTTTGAGAACCAATGACAAGTGGTCGCCATTTCCAGAAGAAATAAATCGTCAAGTAACAGGTAGAATAGCTGACTATCATTTTGCTCCTACGACAACCTCACGTGACAATCTGCTTAAGGAAGGAATTAAGGATGATACCATTCTAGTCACAGGAAATACTGTTATTGACGCACTTTTAGAAAGTGTGAAAAAAATTGAGGAAAACCCTAGTGATATTGTCGTAAATCTTGACAAACTCATAGGTGATGAAGAGGTAATCCTAGTGACAGGACATCGCAGGGAAAATCATGGAGCTGGTTTTGAACGTATTTGTGAGGCGCTTAAGGAAATAGCAGTAAGCAAGCCTGATCATAAAATCATTTATCCCGTTCATCTCAATCCAAAAGTACAAGAGCCTGTAAACCGTATTTTAAGTGATGTAAAAAACATTTTGCTTATCGATCCTCTAGCATATCAAGATTTTATATGGCTTATGAATCGATCAAAGCTAATCATCACAGATAGTGGTGGTGTACAAGAAGAAGCACCAAGTTTAGGTAAACCAGTTCTGGTAATGAGAGATACCACTGAGAGACCAGAGGCTGTCGATGCAGGAACCGTGGTGCTGGTAGGAACAGATAAAGAGTTAATAGTCTCGGAAACCTTAGACTTATTAAATAATCAAGATAGATTTAATAGAATGAGTGAACTTCATAATCCCTATGGAGACGGAAAAGCATGTGAACGAGTTGCAAAGTTCATTATGAATGTCTAA
- a CDS encoding nucleotide sugar dehydrogenase has product MNKIAIIGLGYVGLPLARLFATKYDVVGFDINQSRVKELFAGHDSTLEIEDTDLQSVLKVTPDSGHGLYCTYNVQDILDSDVFIVTVPTPVDKNNRPVLTPLIEASRTIGSILKKGDLVIYESTVFPGATEEVCVPILEKHSGLSFNTDFHVGYSPERINPGDKTHTVEKILKVTSGSTPEIGSKVDELYKSVITAGTHLAPTIKVAEAAKVIENSQRDINIAFVNELAKIFNKMNINTHDVLEAAGTKWNFLPFKPGLVGGHCIGVDPYYLAQKAQELGYSPEIILAGRRMNDGMGKYVASEIIKLMLQSNINVKGSSILVLGITFKENCPDVRNTKVVDLIEELQQYGANVDIYDPWAVPEIVKAEYNLISRQSKPTNKYDAIVGAVAHDSFEELKLSNFQKDECIIYDIKGSIKSRVDATL; this is encoded by the coding sequence ATGAATAAAATTGCAATTATTGGTTTGGGATATGTAGGGCTGCCGTTAGCCAGACTTTTTGCGACTAAATACGATGTTGTAGGGTTTGATATCAATCAATCAAGAGTAAAAGAACTTTTTGCCGGTCATGATAGCACACTTGAGATTGAAGATACTGACTTACAATCGGTGCTCAAGGTCACTCCAGATTCTGGTCACGGGCTTTACTGCACCTACAATGTTCAAGATATATTAGACTCTGATGTTTTCATTGTAACCGTTCCTACTCCCGTAGATAAGAATAACAGGCCCGTTCTCACACCTTTGATAGAAGCTAGTAGAACTATCGGCTCTATCTTGAAAAAAGGAGACTTAGTTATTTATGAATCTACCGTATTTCCTGGAGCTACCGAAGAGGTGTGCGTTCCTATCCTAGAAAAGCATAGTGGTCTATCTTTTAATACTGATTTTCATGTAGGATACTCTCCAGAGCGTATCAATCCAGGCGATAAAACACATACGGTAGAAAAGATTCTCAAAGTAACTTCTGGAAGTACACCAGAAATTGGCTCAAAGGTAGATGAACTATACAAAAGCGTCATTACCGCAGGGACGCATCTTGCTCCAACGATAAAAGTTGCGGAGGCGGCCAAAGTCATTGAAAACTCGCAAAGAGATATCAATATCGCTTTTGTCAACGAGCTGGCGAAGATTTTTAATAAAATGAATATCAATACTCATGATGTCCTTGAGGCCGCCGGTACAAAATGGAATTTTCTTCCCTTTAAGCCGGGTCTTGTGGGCGGTCACTGCATAGGAGTGGATCCTTATTACTTAGCTCAAAAAGCCCAAGAATTAGGTTATAGTCCAGAGATCATACTTGCTGGTAGAAGAATGAATGATGGAATGGGTAAGTATGTGGCTAGTGAAATTATTAAGCTCATGCTGCAAAGTAATATCAATGTAAAGGGATCTAGCATTCTGGTGCTGGGCATCACTTTTAAAGAGAATTGTCCCGATGTGCGCAATACTAAAGTTGTTGACCTGATAGAGGAATTACAGCAATATGGCGCAAATGTAGATATCTATGATCCATGGGCAGTTCCAGAGATAGTCAAGGCAGAATATAACTTGATTTCGCGTCAATCAAAACCGACAAATAAATATGATGCCATTGTTGGTGCCGTCGCTCATGATTCATTTGAAGAACTTAAGCTGTCCAATTTCCAAAAAGACGAGTGCATAATATACGATATTAAGGGGTCTATAAAATCAAGAGTTGACGCCACTTTATAA
- a CDS encoding N-acetylneuraminate synthase family protein, producing the protein MDLIAEIAQAHDGSLGIAHSYIDALADTGITAIKFQTHIAEAESSHAEPFRVNFSYEDATRYDYWKRMQFTEEQWIGLKKHCDDVSIEFLSSPFSIAAVELLERLGVKRYKIGSGEITNLLMLDKIAQTNKPMLVSSGMSSYEELDKTVDFLKKANVDLSLFQCTTSYPCPAGEWGLHLIPELKKRYSLPVGFSDHSGDIYACLAATSLGAEMLEFHAVFDKTMFGPDAQASLTIEEIKKMVNGVKQIHHDLACAVDYKEDFSRFKEVKKIFEKTLAVNKDMSIGDVIKLEDLEAKKPAKQGINANAFEQVLGKTLTSNLKQWDFLKQEHVKGL; encoded by the coding sequence ATGGATTTAATAGCAGAAATTGCCCAGGCACATGATGGTAGCCTAGGCATTGCACATTCTTACATAGATGCGCTGGCAGATACAGGTATTACCGCGATAAAATTTCAAACTCATATCGCCGAGGCTGAAAGCTCTCATGCAGAGCCTTTTAGAGTTAATTTTTCATACGAGGATGCTACTAGATATGATTACTGGAAGCGTATGCAATTTACAGAGGAGCAGTGGATAGGACTTAAAAAGCATTGCGATGACGTAAGTATAGAGTTCTTGTCATCACCCTTCAGTATAGCTGCGGTAGAATTACTGGAGCGTCTAGGTGTTAAACGATATAAGATAGGTAGCGGTGAGATTACAAATCTATTGATGCTGGATAAAATTGCACAAACTAATAAACCTATGCTCGTGTCCTCTGGTATGAGTAGTTATGAAGAATTAGACAAGACCGTAGATTTTCTTAAAAAGGCAAATGTAGATCTTTCATTATTTCAATGTACAACGTCATATCCATGCCCAGCAGGTGAATGGGGTTTACATTTAATTCCTGAATTAAAAAAGCGATATAGTTTGCCAGTAGGCTTTTCTGACCATAGTGGTGACATTTATGCCTGTCTTGCTGCAACATCGTTGGGTGCTGAAATGCTCGAGTTTCATGCAGTTTTTGATAAAACCATGTTTGGTCCAGATGCGCAAGCTTCACTTACCATCGAGGAAATCAAGAAGATGGTTAACGGCGTAAAGCAAATACATCACGATCTTGCCTGTGCCGTCGATTATAAGGAAGACTTCTCTAGATTTAAAGAGGTGAAAAAAATTTTTGAAAAAACCCTTGCAGTTAACAAAGACATGTCGATAGGCGATGTCATCAAACTAGAAGACCTGGAAGCAAAAAAACCAGCTAAACAAGGGATAAATGCTAATGCTTTTGAACAAGTATTGGGAAAAACCCTTACTAGTAACTTGAAGCAATGGGACTTTCTCAAGCAAGAACATGTAAAAGGATTATGA
- the neuC gene encoding UDP-N-acetylglucosamine 2-epimerase — MMKRKICVVVTARPSYSRIKTALQAIVDHPNLELQLVVAASALLDRYGNAIKNIESDGFTITAKVFNVLEGQNLTAAAKTTGIGILELSTVFENLQPDVVVTIADRYETMATAIAASYMNIPLAHIQGGEVTGNIDEKVRHAITKLADYHFVASDGARERVIKLGEEASMVHNTGCPSIDLAIDVKDDGKLDFDPFAKYGGVGEIQDLDNGYYVVMQHPVSSEYALSRKQIEETLYAMQETEKPVLWFWPNVDAGSDGTSKGIRSFREKFPAQRFHFFKNMEPHDFLKLLNNCNALIGNSSVGIRECAFLGVPVVNIGTRQNRRERGNNVIDADYNKEEIVSALEKIAVQERPGSSNVYGGGNSGLKIANLLADLPLRFHKTLVY, encoded by the coding sequence ATTATGAAAAGAAAAATTTGTGTTGTAGTAACGGCAAGACCATCCTACAGTCGTATTAAAACAGCGTTACAGGCAATAGTTGACCATCCTAATCTAGAATTGCAACTAGTCGTTGCAGCCTCTGCTTTGTTGGATAGATATGGTAATGCCATAAAGAATATTGAGAGTGATGGATTTACCATTACTGCCAAAGTATTCAATGTCCTTGAAGGACAAAACTTAACTGCGGCGGCAAAAACTACAGGGATAGGTATTCTAGAACTTTCAACCGTTTTCGAAAACTTACAGCCCGATGTTGTGGTCACCATAGCAGACCGTTATGAAACCATGGCCACGGCAATTGCTGCGAGTTATATGAATATTCCACTAGCACATATACAAGGTGGTGAGGTGACTGGAAATATCGATGAGAAAGTTAGACACGCTATCACAAAACTTGCAGATTATCACTTCGTAGCTTCTGATGGTGCACGAGAAAGAGTCATAAAACTAGGAGAAGAAGCATCAATGGTTCATAATACAGGATGTCCATCTATTGATCTTGCTATTGATGTAAAGGACGATGGTAAACTTGACTTTGATCCTTTTGCCAAGTATGGTGGAGTAGGAGAGATCCAAGATCTAGATAACGGGTACTATGTCGTGATGCAGCACCCAGTATCTTCTGAGTATGCGCTTTCGCGAAAGCAAATAGAAGAAACGCTCTATGCTATGCAAGAGACTGAAAAACCAGTTTTATGGTTTTGGCCTAATGTAGATGCTGGTTCTGATGGGACATCCAAAGGTATTCGATCCTTTAGAGAGAAATTTCCTGCTCAAAGATTCCATTTCTTTAAAAATATGGAGCCACACGATTTTCTAAAACTCCTAAATAATTGCAACGCTCTTATTGGAAATAGCAGCGTTGGGATAAGAGAATGCGCCTTTCTAGGTGTTCCTGTGGTAAATATTGGTACACGACAAAATCGCAGGGAACGTGGTAACAATGTTATTGACGCTGATTATAATAAAGAAGAAATTGTATCTGCCCTTGAAAAAATCGCTGTTCAGGAAAGACCTGGCTCTTCTAATGTTTATGGCGGTGGTAATAGCGGCTTGAAGATTGCAAATCTACTAGCAGATCTACCATTGAGGTTTCATAAAACGCTGGTGTATTAA
- a CDS encoding SDR family oxidoreductase: protein MITILITGAAGFIGSNLSEYFVKKDYHVKALDNLSTGHLHNLEHLNDYENFEFVEGDIRDINVCHNAVKDCSFVLHQAALGSVPRSIKDPITSNAVNVNGFLNMLVACREAGVKKMVYAASSSTYGDSKALPKVEDEIGKPLSPYAITKYVNELYADIFNKTYGLNTIGLRYFNVFGRRQDPNGAYAAVIPLFTKQLMNKQSPVINGDGSYSRDFTYIDNVIEANEKAMLTQNTLAVNEIYNIAYGERTDLNQLVSLLKSSLSRYDVDVNDVPVIYGAPRSGDVPHSLASIDKARLHLGYDPQFDLRSGIDEAVKWYKDNL, encoded by the coding sequence ATGATTACCATTCTTATTACAGGAGCGGCCGGCTTTATAGGTAGTAACCTATCAGAATATTTTGTAAAAAAGGATTACCATGTCAAGGCACTGGATAATCTATCAACAGGTCACCTTCATAATTTAGAACACTTGAATGATTACGAAAATTTTGAGTTTGTTGAAGGAGATATACGAGATATAAATGTGTGTCACAATGCTGTAAAAGACTGTTCTTTTGTATTGCATCAAGCCGCCCTGGGAAGTGTGCCTAGATCTATAAAAGACCCGATAACCTCAAACGCGGTAAATGTAAATGGTTTTTTAAATATGTTAGTAGCTTGTAGAGAAGCAGGTGTTAAGAAAATGGTATATGCTGCTAGCTCATCAACCTATGGAGATTCAAAAGCATTGCCAAAAGTTGAGGATGAAATAGGAAAACCTTTGTCGCCATATGCAATCACAAAATACGTGAATGAGCTATATGCTGATATTTTTAATAAGACTTACGGTCTCAATACGATAGGATTGAGGTATTTTAATGTTTTTGGCCGTCGACAAGATCCTAATGGTGCCTATGCAGCGGTTATACCTCTTTTTACAAAACAATTGATGAATAAGCAATCACCAGTTATTAATGGCGATGGCAGTTACTCACGAGATTTCACCTATATTGATAATGTGATTGAGGCAAATGAAAAGGCCATGCTTACTCAAAATACGCTAGCTGTCAATGAAATTTACAATATCGCCTATGGTGAAAGGACAGATCTCAACCAATTAGTGTCCTTATTAAAAAGCTCATTATCCAGATATGATGTTGATGTAAATGATGTTCCAGTAATTTATGGTGCACCTAGATCAGGTGATGTTCCTCACTCGCTAGCATCTATTGATAAGGCTCGTTTGCATTTAGGTTACGATCCACAATTTGATTTGAGGTCAGGAATTGATGAGGCGGTTAAATGGTACAAAGATAATTTGTAG